A genome region from Mycobacterium florentinum includes the following:
- a CDS encoding SDR family oxidoreductase — MPGVQDRVIVVTGAGGGLGREYALTLAKEGASVIVNDLGGARDGTGAGHNMADEVVKEIKDAGGRAAANYDSVAEPEGAENIIKTALDEFGAIHGVVSNAGILRDGTFHKMSFENWDSVLKVHLYGGYNVIRAAWPHFREQSYGRVVVATSTSGLFGNFGQTNYGAAKLGLVGLINSLALEGAKYNIHANAVAPIAATRMTEDILPKEVLEKLTPEYVAPVVSYLCTEENPNSASVFVVGGGKVQRVALFQNDGITFDKPPTVDDVAAQWDQITDLSAAKQANFKLG; from the coding sequence ATGCCCGGAGTGCAGGATCGCGTCATCGTCGTCACCGGAGCCGGCGGAGGACTGGGGCGCGAGTACGCGCTCACCCTCGCCAAGGAGGGCGCCAGCGTCATCGTCAATGACCTCGGCGGAGCCCGCGACGGCACCGGCGCCGGCCACAACATGGCCGACGAGGTCGTCAAGGAGATCAAGGACGCCGGTGGCCGGGCGGCCGCCAACTACGACAGCGTCGCCGAGCCTGAGGGCGCCGAGAACATCATCAAGACCGCGCTCGACGAGTTCGGTGCGATCCACGGTGTGGTGAGCAACGCCGGAATCCTGCGCGACGGCACCTTCCACAAGATGTCGTTCGAGAACTGGGACTCCGTTCTCAAGGTGCACCTCTACGGCGGCTACAACGTCATCCGCGCCGCGTGGCCGCACTTCCGTGAGCAGAGCTACGGCCGGGTGGTCGTCGCCACCTCGACCAGTGGTCTGTTCGGCAACTTCGGCCAGACCAACTACGGCGCCGCCAAGCTCGGCCTGGTCGGCCTGATCAACAGCCTGGCGCTGGAGGGGGCGAAGTACAACATCCACGCCAACGCCGTCGCACCGATCGCGGCCACCCGCATGACCGAGGACATCCTGCCCAAGGAAGTGCTCGAGAAGCTCACCCCGGAGTACGTCGCGCCGGTGGTGTCCTACCTGTGCACCGAGGAAAACCCCAACAGCGCTTCGGTTTTCGTGGTCGGTGGTGGCAAGGTGCAGCGCGTCGCGCTATTCCAGAACGACGGCATCACCTTCGACAAGCCGCCGACGGTCGACGACGTCGCCGCGCAGTGGGATCAGATCACCGATCTGTCCGCCGCCAAGCAGGCCAACTTCAAGCTGGGCTGA